The Symphalangus syndactylus isolate Jambi chromosome 3, NHGRI_mSymSyn1-v2.1_pri, whole genome shotgun sequence genome has a segment encoding these proteins:
- the LOC129478469 gene encoding large ribosomal subunit protein eL8-like gives MDRQTATQLLRLAHKYRPETKQEKKQRLLARAEKEAAGKGDVPTKRPPVLPAGVNTVTTLVENKKAQLLVNAQDVDPIELVVFLPALCHKMEVSYCIIKGKARLGRLVHRKTCTTVAFT, from the coding sequence ATGGACCGCCAAACAGCTACTCAGCTGCTTAGGCTGGCCCACAAGTACAGACCAGAGACAAAGCAGGAGAAGAAGCAGAGGCTGTTGGCCCGGGCCGAGAAGGAAGCCGCTGGCAAAGGGGACGTCCCTACTAAAAGACCACCTGTCCTTCCAGCAGGAGTTAACACCGTCACCACCTTGGTGGAGAACAAGAAAGCTCAGCTGCTGGTGAATGCACAAGACGTGGATCCCATTGAGCTGGTTGTCTTCTTGCCTGCCCTGTGTCATAAAATGGAGGTCTCTTACTGCATTATCAAGGGGAAGGCAAGACTGGGCCGTCTAGTCCACAGGAAGACCTGCACCACTGTCGCCTTCACATAG